GAGCGAGGCGGCCGGCAGCCGGGTCTGCTCGGCGAGGGCGCAGACCACCGCTTCGAGACCGCGGTCCTGGGCATGGACGGCCCCCGCGTGGAAGGCCATCAGGAAGTTGTGGCCGCTGGTGTGCACGGCCGCGTGGGCGAACTCGGCGCTGCGGGCGTTGATCCGGTGCAGGATCTCGGCGCAGACCGCCGCACGGGCCTCGGGTCCCGCGTCGCGCCAGGCGGGCAGGGCGGCCTGCATGGCGGGCAGCAGGACGTCGGGGTCGCAGTGCGGGTAGGAGACCTCCAGTAGGGGGCCGTAGGGGGAGCGTTCGCCGCCCGTCTCGGGGCCGGGGCCCACGGTGCCGTCCCGGCCGGGCTGCCCGAGTTCCATCGGCCGGCCGAGGAGCAGGCGGAAGGCGGCCTCGCCGGCGGCCTTCGCCCCCTGGCCGTAGGCCGCTGGATCCTCCGGGTCCTCGGAGTACGGCGACCAGTGCTCGCGGGTGCGGATCACCTCGCGGGCCCGCTGCAGGGTGGTGGCGTGCCGGGCGGTGAACCGGGCCGACGCGTCGCCGTCGGCGCGGGTTTCGGGTACGGGCTGCCGCGCGGTGTGCGCCATGGTCCTCATCCTCAGTCGAGCGGTAGGGGTCGGTCCGGTCCGGGTCCGCCGGGTCGGGAAGTCCTCGGCGATCACGCTAATTCGGCGGGCCGGCACTCACGGCGGAGTCCGGTCATACCGGGAATTGTCGGAACGTTCACACCGCCGCACCGGGGAGCGGTGCCGGAGGTACGTCCGCGCCCGGGCCGATGGCTCCGAAATCCCCGCCGGCTCTGCGGCGTTGGGCGCGCCCGCCGAGAGGACGGGTCGGACGGTGACGGTGGCCCGTTCACGAGCAACCTGCCGCGATCAGCCATCGACTGGCGTGATACCACCGTTCGCCGCCGCTCGGCGGGCGCACCAACTGGCTTGTTCCGTACGGCCTCCTCCGCAGCCGCACCCATTACTCGGGCCCGGATGTCCCGGCCCCTGCGGCTACTCGGTGATCGGCCGCAGGTACCGGTCCAGTGCCGTGTCGGGCAGCACCCGCGCCAGCACGCTCACCTTCCGGGCGTCGGGACCCACGCGGTACCGGGTCCTGGGCCGCCGGGCCGTCAGGGCCTGGCGGACCGTCTCCGCGAAGTCCTCCGGGCGGGTGAGGCTCTCCCGCGCCTGCCTCTCGTTGTGGTGCAGGAACCGGTTGAAGGGGATCCGGTAGAGCTCGGCCACCTGCTCCGGGACACCGTCCATCGCGGCCCGCGCCACGTCGGAGACCTTGCCCCAGATCGGCGTCATGATGGCGCCGGGCTGCACCAGGGCTACGTCGACCCCCTGCGGGGCCAGCTCGCGCCGCAGCACGTCGGTCAGGGCCTCCTTGGCGAACTGCGCCGCCGCGTACGCCCCGAGGAACGGGATCGCCACACTGCCCAGGCCCGAGGTCACGTTGACCACCCGCCCCCGGGTGCGCCGCAGCAGCGGCAGGAACGCCTGGGTGACGGCGAGCTGCCCCACCACGTTGGTGTCCAGCTGCTCGCGCAGCCGCTCCGGCGACACGCACTCCAGCGGGGCCGACACGCAGATGCCCGCGTTGTTCACGAGCCCCCACAGCCCGTCCTCGCCGACCTCTGCCGCGACCCGTTCGGCGGCCGCGGCCACCGACTTCTCGTCCGTCACGTCGACGAGCACCGGGACGATCCGGCCGTGCGCGCCGGCCTCGGCGAGCGCCAGGGCGTCGGCCTCCTTGCGGACACCCGCGAAGACCCGGAAGCCGGCCTCCTCCAGTTGGAGTGCGCAGACCCGGCCGAGGCCGGAGGAGGCCCCGGTGACGAGGACGGACCGGCCGCGCGGCGACAGGGCGGCGCGCTGCGAAAC
This genomic window from Streptomyces sp. NBC_01351 contains:
- a CDS encoding SDR family NAD(P)-dependent oxidoreductase; the protein is MSAVSQRAALSPRGRSVLVTGASSGLGRVCALQLEEAGFRVFAGVRKEADALALAEAGAHGRIVPVLVDVTDEKSVAAAAERVAAEVGEDGLWGLVNNAGICVSAPLECVSPERLREQLDTNVVGQLAVTQAFLPLLRRTRGRVVNVTSGLGSVAIPFLGAYAAAQFAKEALTDVLRRELAPQGVDVALVQPGAIMTPIWGKVSDVARAAMDGVPEQVAELYRIPFNRFLHHNERQARESLTRPEDFAETVRQALTARRPRTRYRVGPDARKVSVLARVLPDTALDRYLRPITE